The genomic stretch GTTTAAGGGCAACGTCAATTGCATAGCCGGTATATAGCACTGGTTAGCTCCTTCGCATAACTGGCAAGGCCCGGAAAGAATATCAGCTCCCCTCCGTGAGATCTACGGAGTGTATAAGCATATCTAAAATATTGAAATTCAATCAACAGAGAACTCCGGTGTTGCTAATACCCAGCAAAGCGCTTTCTCTGTTTTTTTGTGTAATTTTGGTATAATTATATCATTACTATGTCGACCATTGAAGTAAATCCACAAATAATGATGGGCAAACCTGTGATCAGGGGCACACGTATTACCGTGGAAATTATTCTGGAGAAACTGGCGGCAGGCGAGTCCGTTGCTGAGATCCTTGTCGCATACCCACACCTCACCGAAGAACAAATAAAAGCCGCTATTACGTTCGCAGCTGCTAATCTGCGTGCAGACACCATTTATCCAATAAGTATAGCTTCCTGATATGCAATTTGTAGCCGATGAGAGTGTTGACGCTCCAATATATAAAGCGTTAAGGCAGGATTCCCATGGGGTCCTGGCCATCGCTGAAACCACTCCAGGCATAACGGATGAGCAGGTATTGCAAATAGCATATGATAATAAAGCCATCCTGATCACGCAGGATAAGGATTTTGGAGAACTGGTGTACCGGTTATAGGCAAGGCGCACTATGGCATCATGCTTTTGAGGCTATCAGGGCTGAATGCTACTGACAAAGCCACTATTACACTGGCCGTCCTTCACGAACACATGGAAAAGATCCCTGACGCTTTCACGGTGATCTTTAAAGATTACGTAAAAATCAGGTATACTTAACCCTTGCCGGTTTCTGCAATTTTCCCTACATTCAGTGACCAAAACTGACTGCAATGAATCTTTTGTACCGGCGGATCCCGCTTGTCCTTATCCTGGCCTGCAACCTTACTAACGTTCAGGCGCAATCTAAAAAGATAACTCCCCTATCTTCCCCCATCACTACCCTGATAGCAAAACAGACAGCTGCCATCCAGGAACGACTGGTTGAATGGCGGCGCCATATCCACCAGCATCCCGAATTGTCCAACCGGGAATTCAAGACGGCGGAATATATCAGCGCCCACCTGAAAGCCCTGGGACTGGAAGTGCAGACCGGCATTGCCAAAACAGGCGTAGTAGCTATCCTAAAAGGTGGTAAACCCGGACCTGTAGTGGCTTTACGGGCCGATATGGACGCCCTGCCCGTGGCCGAACGCGTGGACCTCCCCTTCAGATCCACCGTCAAAGCGGAATACCTGGGACAAACCGTGCCCGTGATGCATGCCTGTGGCCACGACAGCCATATCGCCATGCTGATGGGTACCGCCGAAGTGCTGAGCGCCCTGAAAAAAGAGGTCCCCGGCACCGTGAAATTCATTTTCCAGCCGGCCGAAGAAGGCGCACCTGGTGATGAAGAAGGCGGGGCCCGGCTGATGGTGAAAGAAGGCGTTATGGATAATCCTGCAGTAGATGCCATTTTCGGCATCCATATCCAGTCAGATATAGAAGCCGGTAAAATTGAATACAAACCCGGCGCTTTCATGGCAGCGGCCGACCGCTTCGTGATCCGCATCAAAGGCCGCCAGACCCATGGCTCACAGCCCTGGAAAGGCGTGGACCCCGTGATGGTGGGCGCAGCCATCATCAACGGGCTGCATATTATTGTAAGCCGGCAGAGCGAGCTGACCAAAGCCCCCGTAGTGGTAACCGTTGGTAAATTCCAGAGTGGCGTCCGCTTCAATATCCTGCCGGAAGAAGCGCTGCTGGAAGGCACTATCCGTACCCTGGATAAGGAGATGCAACTGGCCACGCATGAGCGGATCAAAAAGATCGCTACCGGTATTGCCGGCACTTTCGGCGCCACCGCCGAAGTAGAGATAGATACCAAAACACTGGTCACCTATAATGATTCCGCCCTCACCGGACTGATGCTGCCTTCCCTGGAAGCCGCCGCCGGCAAAGGCAATGTAAACCTGCGCAACTGGACCACCGGCGCAGAAGATTTTTCCTATTTCGGCACCAAGGCCCCCGCGCTGTTCTTCAATGTGGGCGGTATGCCCGTTGGTATGGAAAAGACCAAAGCCGCGCCACATCATACCCCCGATTTCTTTATTGACGACAGCCGGCTGGATGTAGGCGTGAAAGCTTTCTGCCAGCTGGTGTTTGATTATGCAAAGTTAAAAGGCGGCAAATAAAAAGGCCGGGCTTACGCCCGGCCGGTACTTATAGAACCCACATTAAGTTAGTTTATTTTCCTTTCTTCTGTTCTTTAGCCCAGGCGTCCTTGAGGGTAACGGTCCTGTTGAAGATCAGCTTGTCTTCCGAAGTATCCCTGTCCATGCAGAAATAACCTTTCCGCAGGAACTGGTAACGCTCATCAAATTTGGCGGAGCGCAGGGCCGGCTCAGCATAAGCGGAGCTGACTGCCTTCAGGGATTCCGGGTTGATATAGTCCTTGAAATCCCCCTCCTCGTTACCGGGATCTTCCACCTGGAAGAGGCGGTCGTACAAACGCAGCTCACAGTTGATGGCATGCGGAATGCTCACCCAGTGCAGCGTGCCCTGTACTTTAAGACCAGAGGTATCTTCCCCGCTTCTGCTCTCGGGGATATAGGTACATTTCAGCTCAATGACATTGCCATCGGCATCCTTCACTACTTCATCACACCTGATGATATAGGCGCTTTTCAGGCGCACCAGCTGGCCGGGGGCCAGGCGGAAGAATTTTTTGGGCGGGTTTTCCATGAAGTCTTCCCGCTCAATATACAGTTCCCGGCTGAAAGGCAGATCCCGGTGACCGGCATTGGGATCTTCGGGATTGTCCTCGCTTTTCAGCATCTCGGATTGTCCTTCAGGATAATTGCTGATAGTCACTTTCAGCGGATCGAAGACCACCATGCGGCGTAACGAGATCTTGTTGAGGTGCTCACGGATACAGAATTCCAGGAGCGACATCTCAATCAGGCTATCTCTTTTCACCACCCCTACCCGATCACAAAGATCACGGATAGATTCCGGCGTAAAGCCCCTGCGACGCAGGCCGCTGAGGGTGATCATCCGGGGATCATCCCAGCCAGTGACATATTTTTCATTGACCAGTTGCAGGAGCTTGCGTTTGCTCATCACGTTGTAGGTGAGGTTGAGCCGGGCAAACTCGTACTGGCGGGAAGGGAATATTTCCAGTTGTTCTATGAACCATTCGTACAGGGGACGGTGCGGAATGAATTCCAGCGTACAGATAGAATGGGTGATATTTTCAATGGCATCACTCTGTCCATGGGCAAAATCATACATGGGATAAATACACCATTTATCACCCGTGCGGTGGTGATGCGCATGCTTGATCCGGTAAATGATAGGATCGCGCATATGCATATTGG from Candidatus Pseudobacter hemicellulosilyticus encodes the following:
- a CDS encoding DUF433 domain-containing protein, with translation MSTIEVNPQIMMGKPVIRGTRITVEIILEKLAAGESVAEILVAYPHLTEEQIKAAITFAAANLRADTIYPISIAS
- a CDS encoding DUF5615 family PIN-like protein, which translates into the protein MQFVADESVDAPIYKALRQDSHGVLAIAETTPGITDEQVLQIAYDNKAILITQDKDFGELVYRL
- a CDS encoding amidohydrolase, with amino-acid sequence MNLLYRRIPLVLILACNLTNVQAQSKKITPLSSPITTLIAKQTAAIQERLVEWRRHIHQHPELSNREFKTAEYISAHLKALGLEVQTGIAKTGVVAILKGGKPGPVVALRADMDALPVAERVDLPFRSTVKAEYLGQTVPVMHACGHDSHIAMLMGTAEVLSALKKEVPGTVKFIFQPAEEGAPGDEEGGARLMVKEGVMDNPAVDAIFGIHIQSDIEAGKIEYKPGAFMAAADRFVIRIKGRQTHGSQPWKGVDPVMVGAAIINGLHIIVSRQSELTKAPVVVTVGKFQSGVRFNILPEEALLEGTIRTLDKEMQLATHERIKKIATGIAGTFGATAEVEIDTKTLVTYNDSALTGLMLPSLEAAAGKGNVNLRNWTTGAEDFSYFGTKAPALFFNVGGMPVGMEKTKAAPHHTPDFFIDDSRLDVGVKAFCQLVFDYAKLKGGK
- a CDS encoding glutamine--tRNA ligase/YqeY domain fusion protein, whose protein sequence is MTELKKEQEKNLNFLEEIVEEDLKAGKYQSILTRFPPEPNGYLHIGHAKSICLNFGLGLRYGGKTNLRFDDTNPSTEETEYVESIKADVQWLGFQWANIFYASDYFEQIYEFAVTLIRKGLAYVDDSTAEEIAAQKGSPTEPGARNKFADRSVEENLQLFAEMRAGQYKDGEKVLRARVDMSSPNMHMRDPIIYRIKHAHHHRTGDKWCIYPMYDFAHGQSDAIENITHSICTLEFIPHRPLYEWFIEQLEIFPSRQYEFARLNLTYNVMSKRKLLQLVNEKYVTGWDDPRMITLSGLRRRGFTPESIRDLCDRVGVVKRDSLIEMSLLEFCIREHLNKISLRRMVVFDPLKVTISNYPEGQSEMLKSEDNPEDPNAGHRDLPFSRELYIEREDFMENPPKKFFRLAPGQLVRLKSAYIIRCDEVVKDADGNVIELKCTYIPESRSGEDTSGLKVQGTLHWVSIPHAINCELRLYDRLFQVEDPGNEEGDFKDYINPESLKAVSSAYAEPALRSAKFDERYQFLRKGYFCMDRDTSEDKLIFNRTVTLKDAWAKEQKKGK